One window from the genome of Carassius carassius chromosome 15, fCarCar2.1, whole genome shotgun sequence encodes:
- the lim2.5 gene encoding lens intrinsic membrane protein 2.5, translating to MYSFMGGGLFCAIVGNILLVVSLATDYWMQYRLSGSFAHQGLWRYCMSGKCYTQTDSIAYWNATRAFMILSAMSCFAGIIAGILSFAHFSAFERFNRSFAAGIMFFISTLFVLLAMAIYTGVTVNFLGKRFGDWRFSWSYILGWVALLMTFFAGIFYMCAYRMHECRRVAAPR from the exons ATGTACAGCTTTATGGGAGGAGGCTTATTCTGTGCCATTGTGGGTAACATCCTCCTGGTGGTCTCCTTGGCGACAGACTACTGGATGCAGTACAGACTGTCTGGCAGCTTCGCTCACCAGGGCCTGTGGAGATACTGCATGTCTGGCAAGTGCTACACGCAGACCGACAGCATCG CTTACTGGAATGCGACCCGGGCCTTCATGATCCTCTCAGCGATGTCGTGTTTTGCGGGAATCATCGCAGGCATCCTCTCCTTCGCTCACTTCTCCGCCTTCGAGCGATTCAACCGTTCCTTCGCTGCAGGGATCATGTTTTTTATCTCCA CGCTCTTTGTTCTGCTCGCTATGGCCATCTACACTGGGGTGACGGTCAACTTCCTCGGGAAGCGTTTCGGTGACTGGCGTTTCTCATGGTCCTACATTCTGGGCTGGGTGGCTCTGCTGATGACCTTTTTTGCAG gTATATTTTACATGTGTGCCTACAGGATGCATGAATGCCGCAGAGTGGCCGCCCCTCGCTAA
- the si:ch211-231m23.4 gene encoding free fatty acid receptor 2 has translation MTNQWVILAVYILTFLIGLPTNLLGIYTFFKKLGDKPSPNDILLFNLTASDLVFLLFLPIKMYEAAIGMKWYLSQTLCSIASFVFFTAIYTSSLLLMAVAIDRYLGLGFPFKYRLMRKPLYATAGSVIIWLVSAAHCSIVFITVHMPDPNATLPKTVCYENFTEAQKKILLPFRLEMFVVLFMLPLLVCIFCYISCIYILYSRPHISREKKQRAIGMALCTLTIFLICFLPFNLSHLVGFSSNDSPWWRYYTLLPSTLNTCLDPFVFYFSSTFRESKAVSSLKRWCFKHKKTKESETELVTVAK, from the coding sequence ATGACGAACCAGTGGGTGATTTTAGCCGTCTACATCCTGACGTTTCTGATTGGCCTTCCTACCAATCTGCTGGGCATTTACACGTTCTTTAAGAAACTGGGTGACAAACCCAGTCCGAATGATATCCTGCTCTTCAACCTGACGGCTTCTGACTTGGTCTTCCTGCTCTTTCTGCCCATTAAGATGTACGAAGCCGCCATTGGCATGAAATGGTATTTATCCCAGACCCTGTGCTCCATTGCCTCTTTTGTGTTTTTCACCGCCATTTACACCAGCTCCCTGTTGCTCATGGCTGTAGCCATTGACCGCTACTTAGGGCTGGGGTTTCCATTCAAATACAGACTGATGCGTAAGCCGCTTTACGCCACAGCAGGAAGCGTCATCATCTGGCTGGTCAGCGCTGCCCATTGCAGCATCGTATTCATCACTGTCCACATGCCAGATCCCAACGCCACCCTTCCCAAAACAGTCTGCTATGAAAACTTCACAGAAGCGCAAAAGAAGATCTTGTTACCATTTCGACTCGAAATGTTTGTGGTTCTATTCATGCTGCCGCTCTTAGTTTGTATCTTCTGCTATATCAGCTGTATCTACATCCTGTACAGCAGGCCTCATATTAGTAGAGAGAAAAAGCAAAGGGCCATTGGCATGGCGTTGTGCACGCTCACCATCTTCTTAATCTGTTTTTTACCCTTCAACTTGTCTCATCTGGTGGGTTTCAGCAGCAACGACAGCCCGTGGTGGAGATACTACACGCTCCTGCCCAGCACCCTCAACACCTGCCTGGATCCATTCGTGTTTTACTTCTCCTCCACTTTCCGTGAAAGCAAAGCGGTTTCTTCACTTAAGAGGTGGTGTTTTAAACATAAGAAGACCAAGGAGAGTGAAACTGAACTTGTGACTGTGGCAAAATGA